In the Coturnix japonica isolate 7356 chromosome 6, Coturnix japonica 2.1, whole genome shotgun sequence genome, one interval contains:
- the AIFM2 gene encoding apoptosis-inducing factor 2 yields the protein MGSRLSVDDSVRVVIVGGGFGGIAAASQLKSWAVPFVLVDMRDAFHHNVAALRASVESGFARKTFISYSTTFGDSFRQGKVVGIDPERQQVLLSDGEELHYSHLILATGSDGPFPGKFNKVIDMESAIQTYEDMVKEIEKSERIVVVGGGAAGVEMAAEIKTEYPAKEVTLIHSKIALADVELLESVRQEVKEILLRKGVRLLLSEKVSNMENFTTNQFQKDMVVRTEKGTEVVADMVVLCTGIKINSSAYATAFGDKLASNGALNVNKHLQLEGYDNIYAIGDCANLKEPKMAYHAGLHANVVVSNIINSLTHKPLKTYQPGSLTFLLSMGKNDGVGQVNGYYVGRLLVTIAKSRDLFVSKSWKTMGQTMPS from the exons ATGGGCTCCAGGCTGTCCGTGGACGACTCCGTGCGCGTCGTCATCGTCGGCGGCGGCTTTGGTGGCATCGCGGCCGCCAGCCAGCTCAAGTCCTGGGCCGTCCCTTTCGTGCTGGTGGACATGAGAGATGCTTTCCACCACAACGTCGCTGCCCTCCGAGCTTCCGTGGAGAGCG GATTTGCCAGGAAGACTTTCATCTCCTACTCCACCACCTTTGGCGACAGCTTCCGACAAGGCAAAGTGGTGGGCATAGACCCTGAGAGGCAGCAGGTCCTGCTCAGCGATGGCGAG GAACTTCACTACTCCCACCTCATTCTTGCAACTGGCAGCGATGGACCATTCCCTGGGAAGTTCAACAAAGTCATTGACATGGAAAGCGCCATCCAGACCTATGAAGACATGGTTAAGGAG ATTGAGAAATCTGAGCGCATCGTGGTAGTGGGAGGTGGTGCTGCTGGAGTCGAGATGGCTGCAGAGATCAAAACAGAATACCCAGCCAAAGAG GTCACCCTCATTCACTCAAAAATTGCACTAGCTGATGTAGAACTGCTAGAAAGCGTCCGTCAGGAGGTGAAAGAGATTCTGCTCAGGAAAGGAGTGCGCCTCCTGTTAA GTGAGAAGGTCAGCAACATGGAAAACTTCACAACGAACCAGTTCCAGAAGGACATGGTAGTAAGGACAGAAAAGGGCACAGAGGTTGTTGCTGATATGGTGGTCCTGTGCACAGGGATAAAGATTAACTCCTCAGCATACGCCACTGCATTTG GAGACAAACTGGCGAGTAATGGAGCTTTGAACGTTAACAAGCACCTCCAGCTGGAAGGCTACGACAACATCTATGCCATTGGGGACTGTGCAAACCTGAAGGAACCAAAGATGGCGTACCACGCTGGGCTGCACGCCAACGTTGTGGTGTCAAACATCATCAACAGCTTGACACACAAGCCGCTTAAAACCTACCAACCAG GCTCACTAACATTCCTGCTTTCAATGGGTAAGAACGATGGTGTAGGCCAGGTGAACGGATACTATGTGGGACGCCTCCTAGTGACCATTGCTAAAAGTCGGGACCTGTTTGTTTCCAAGAGCTGGAAGACGATGGGACAGACAATGCCCTCTTAA
- the CHST3 gene encoding carbohydrate sulfotransferase 3, translated as MERRSALPQDFREVLHCLKMRSKYAVLLVFVVGLVIIEKENNFISRVSDKLKQSPQVLPEANETEASPVQAENGSLASLRQLDTAFSQLRTRLRNVTLQLAGELGMAAPGPRRHVLLMATTRTGSSFVGEFFNQQGNIFYLFEPLWHIERTVTFEPGGANAVGSALVYRDVLQQLLLCDLYILESFISPAPEEHLTAALFRRGSSRSLCEEPVCTPGLKKVFEKYHCKNRRCGPLNITLAAEACRRKQHMALKTVRIRQLEFLQPLAEDPRLDLRVIQLVRDPRAVLASRMVAFSGKYESWKKWAAEGEAPLQEDEVQRLRGNCESIRLSAELGLRQPRWLQGRYMLVRYEDVARAPLRKALEMYRFAGIRPTPQVEEWIRTNTQAPQDGNGIYSTQKNSSEQFEKWRFSIPFKLAQVVQDACEPAMRLFGYKLASSAQELTNRSLSLLEEGPPTQVT; from the exons ATGGAGAGGAGATCGGCTTTGCCCCAGGATTTTCGGGAGGTGCTGCACTGCCTGAAGATGAGGAGCAAGTATGCCGTGTTGCTGGTGTTTGTGGTGGGGCTGGTCATCATcgagaaggaaaacaacttcATCTCCAG GGTGTCGGACAAGCTGAAGCAGTCCCCGCAGGTGCTGCCAGAGGCCAATGAGACGGAGGCCAGCCCGGTGCAGGCTGAGAATGGGTCTCTGGCCTCACTGCGGCAGCTGGACACAGCCTTCTCACAGCTGAGGACGCGGCTGCGCAACGTCACCTTGCAGCTGGCTGGGGAGCTGGGCATGGCAGCCCCAGGGCCACGGCGGCACGTCCTGCTGATGGCCACCACACGCACCGGCTCCTCCTTCGTCGGGGAGTTCTTCAACCAGCAGGGCAACATCTTCTACCTCTTTGAGCCTCTGTGGCACATTGAGAGAACAGTCACTTTTGAGCCAGGGGGTGCCAACGCGGTGGGCTCGGCCCTGGTGTACCGcgatgtgctgcagcagctcctcctctgTGACCTCTACATCCTGGAGAGCTTCATCTCACCAGCGCCCGAGGAGCACCTAACGGCTGCCCTGTTCCGGAGGGGCTCCAGCCGCTCGCTCTGCGAGGAGCCCGTCTGCACGCCTGGCCTCAAGAAGGTCTTTGAGAAGTACCACTGCAAGAACCGCCGCTGCGGGCCCCTCAACATCACGCTGGCGGCCGAAGCGTGCCGGCGCAAGCAGCACATGGCCCTGAAGACAGTGCGCATCCGGCAGCTGGAGTTCCTGCAGCCGCTGGCTGAGGACCCGCGGCTGGACCTGCGTGTCATCCAGCTGGTGCGGGACCCGCGTGCCGTGTTGGCGTCGCGCATGGTGGCCTTCTCAGGCAAGTACGAGAGCTGGAAGAAGTGGGCTGCTGAGGGGGAAGCCCCGCTGCAGGAGGATGAGGTGCAGCGGCTGCGGGGCAACTGTGAGAGCATCCGGCTGTCGGCTGAGCTGGGGCTGCGGCAGCCGCGCTGGCTGCAAGGCCGTTACATGCTGGTGCGCTACGAGGACGTGGCGCGGGCACCGCTGCGCAAGGCGCTGGAGATGTACCGCTTCGCAGGCATCCGCCCCACGCCGCAGGTGGAGGAGTGGATCCGCACCAACACGCAGGCGCCACAGGACGGCAATGGCATTTACTCCACGCAGAAAAACTCCTCAGAGCAGTTTGAGAAGTGGCGGTTCAGCATCCCCTTCAAGCTGGCACAGGTGGTGCAGGACGCCTGTGAGCCGGCCATGCGGCTCTTCGGCTACAAGCTGGCCAGCAGCGCCCAGGAGCTGACCAACCGCTCGCTCAGCCTGCTGGAGGAGGGGCCCCCCACGCAGGTCACGTAG